In one window of Nakamurella sp. PAMC28650 DNA:
- a CDS encoding amidohydrolase yields the protein MTSTVFVGGLLWSPADQAEPQPAELLVVGGRIAAVGEHLTAPPGTERIDLQDGTLLPAFGDGHAHPVQAGLEGRFAPVRGTSLAAVLDGVRTWAAAHPDAPWIYGAGFDLALTPDGIFDAHWLDAVVGDRPVVLRGTDYHTLWCNTEALLRSGITVDTPDPPDGDIVRRADGRPVGTLREWGATDPVFAAMPRPEPAVAVAAIGEATTICAAAGLTWVQDAWVEEVDLAAYLAAAASGALVVAVNLAFRADPMGWQDQVAVFAARRDRVMAAGHELLTARTVKFFVDGVIESGTASMLEPYTDCPHSRGMPNWVPTELRKAVAAFSAAGFQVHLHAIGDAAVRDALDAIEASGDVISGGDLRPVIAHLQVIDPDDLARLPALGVISCFQPLWAQPDPLQEVLTIPRIGPRRAALQYPIGSVLADGGLISFGSDWPVTAVSPLAGLVTAVTRQTPEGEPAGGWYPRERIGLRESFTAYTAGVARQGFRDDAGTLAVGAVADLVWLAVDPSRASLAEVASASVLGTWRAGCRIH from the coding sequence GTGACCAGCACCGTGTTCGTGGGAGGTCTGCTGTGGAGCCCGGCGGACCAGGCGGAACCGCAGCCGGCCGAACTGCTGGTGGTCGGAGGCCGGATCGCCGCAGTGGGCGAACATCTCACGGCGCCACCGGGAACGGAGCGCATCGATCTGCAGGACGGCACCCTGCTGCCGGCCTTCGGGGACGGACACGCCCACCCGGTGCAGGCCGGCCTGGAGGGCCGGTTCGCCCCGGTCAGGGGAACCAGCCTGGCAGCGGTGCTGGACGGTGTCCGGACCTGGGCGGCCGCCCATCCGGACGCGCCGTGGATCTACGGCGCCGGCTTCGACCTCGCGCTCACCCCCGACGGCATCTTCGACGCGCACTGGCTGGACGCCGTCGTCGGCGATCGGCCGGTGGTGCTGCGCGGCACCGACTATCACACGCTCTGGTGCAACACCGAGGCGCTGCTCCGGTCCGGCATCACGGTCGACACCCCGGACCCGCCCGACGGCGACATCGTGCGTCGGGCCGACGGCCGTCCGGTCGGGACGCTGCGGGAGTGGGGCGCGACCGATCCGGTCTTCGCGGCGATGCCGCGGCCGGAACCGGCAGTCGCGGTGGCCGCCATCGGGGAGGCGACGACCATCTGCGCCGCCGCCGGCCTGACGTGGGTGCAGGACGCCTGGGTCGAGGAGGTCGACCTCGCGGCCTACCTGGCAGCGGCCGCGAGCGGAGCCCTCGTGGTGGCCGTCAACCTCGCATTCCGCGCCGATCCGATGGGTTGGCAGGACCAGGTCGCCGTCTTCGCCGCCCGGCGGGACCGGGTGATGGCCGCCGGCCACGAACTGCTGACGGCGCGCACGGTGAAGTTCTTCGTGGACGGTGTCATCGAATCAGGGACCGCGTCGATGCTCGAGCCGTACACGGACTGCCCGCACAGCCGCGGGATGCCGAACTGGGTCCCCACCGAACTCCGGAAGGCGGTGGCCGCGTTCTCGGCGGCCGGGTTCCAGGTGCACCTGCATGCGATCGGAGACGCTGCCGTCCGGGACGCGCTGGACGCGATCGAGGCCTCCGGCGACGTCATCTCCGGTGGTGACCTCCGGCCCGTCATCGCGCATCTCCAGGTGATCGACCCGGATGACCTGGCGCGACTCCCGGCTCTGGGCGTGATCTCCTGCTTCCAGCCGCTGTGGGCGCAGCCCGACCCGCTGCAGGAGGTGCTGACCATTCCGCGGATCGGACCGCGACGTGCCGCGCTGCAGTACCCGATCGGCTCGGTGCTGGCCGACGGGGGCCTGATCAGTTTCGGCAGCGACTGGCCGGTCACCGCGGTCTCGCCGCTGGCCGGCCTGGTCACGGCGGTGACCAGGCAGACACCGGAGGGTGAGCCGGCCGGCGGCTGGTATCCGCGGGAGCGCATCGGCCTGCGTGAATCGTTCACCGCCTACACGGCGGGCGTGGCACGGCAGGGGTTCCGCGACGACGCGGGGACGCTGGCCGTCGGCGCCGTCGCCGA